The Elaeis guineensis isolate ETL-2024a chromosome 14, EG11, whole genome shotgun sequence genome has a segment encoding these proteins:
- the LOC105057828 gene encoding glutathione transferase GST 23: protein MEGAPLKLYGMWSSFYVHRVQLALHLKGVEYEYIEEDLSNKSPALLLHNPVHKKVPVLLHGDRPIAESSIIIEYIDEFWKAKPILPADPYERAVVRFWCHFVDNTLRPSFGVILRSSGEGQATAVDNFRQNLMFLETELRDGSFKGRKFFGGERIGILDIVMGCGLYWNSACEDVLGMKIIDQESFPLFTSWFESFNEAKEVKEVIPPAEKLVEYVKGVLQKMFN, encoded by the exons ATGGAGGGAGCTCCTCTCAAGCTTTACGGCATGTGGTCGAGCTTTTATGTCCATCGTGTCCAACTGGCCCTCCATCTGAAGGGCGTGGAGTACGAGTACATAGAGGAGGATCTTAGCAACAAGAGCCCTGCCCTCTTGCTCCACAACCCTGTACACAAAAAGGTTCCAGTCCTGCTCCATGGTGATCGTCCCATCGCCGAGTCCAGCATCATCATCGAGTATATCGACGAATTCTGGAAGGCGAAGCCCATCCTGCCCGCAGATCCTTATGAGCGAGCAGTCGTGCGCTTTTGGTGCCATTTTGTTGATAACACG CTACGTCCATCATTTGGAGTGATCCTTCGTTCATCAGGAGAAGGACAAGCGACAGCAGTTGACAATTTTCGCCAAAACCTAATGTTTCTTGAAACTGAGCTTCGTGATGGCTCTTTCAAGGGAAGAAAATTCTTTGGGGGAGAAAGAATTGGCATTCTGGACATTGTTATGGGTTGTGGCTTATACTGGAATTCAGCATGTGAAGATGTATTAGGGATGAAGATAATAGATCAAGAGTCCTTCCCTTTATTCACATCCTGGTTTGAAAGTTTTAATGAAGCTAAGGAGGTGAAGGAAGTCATCCCACCAGCTGAGAAATTGGTTGAGTATGTGAAAGGCGTCCTCCAGAAAATGTTCAATTAG
- the LOC105057829 gene encoding glutathione transferase GST 23 has translation MENTPSGIKLFGSWASSYTHRVQLALKLKGLDFEYVEEDLTNKSPSLLLYNPIYNKVPVLLHLDRPIVESVIILQYIDETWTDRPIMPADPYERALTRLWCYFADDKLGPAVGAVFGSAGEDQKAAVAQVHENLKLVETELREGAFKGRRFFGGDRIGILDIVLGCGSYWLAVFDEVMEVKLVDPEAFPLFHAWLREFEEQEEVKEIIPAIDRLLEYARGIRQMMLGLKDASTPTTAAAATTTTTTTTTTDNGSVVVESAGSV, from the exons ATGGAGAACACCCCCTCTGGTATCAAACTATTTGGCTCATGGGCCAGCTCCTACACCCACCGAGTGCAACTTGCCCTCAAGCTCAAGGGCCTGGACTTCGAGTACGTGGAAGAAGACCTCACCAACAAGAGCCCCTCCCTCCTCCTCTACAACCCCATCTACAATAAGGTCCCTGTCCTCCTCCACCTCGACCGCCCCATCGTCGAGTCTGTCATCATCCTCCAATACATCGACGAGACCTGGACCGACCGTCCAATCATGCCCGCCGATCCCTACGAGCGCGCCCTCACCCGCTTGTGGTGCTACTTCGCCGACGACAAG CTTGGCCCTGCAGTCGGCGCCGTGTTTGGATCGGCAGGTGAGGATCAGAAGGCTGCTGTGGCTCAAGTCCATGAGAATTTGAAGCTGGTTGAGACCGAGCTCCGGGAGGGAGCTTTCAAGGGGAGGAGGTTCTTTGGAGGTGATAGGATTGGTATCTTGGACATTGTTCTTGGATGCGGTTCCTACTGGCTTGCAGTGTTTGATGAGGTCATGGAGGTGAAGCTTGTCGACCCCGAAGCGTTTCCTCTCTTCCATGCATGGCTCCGAGAGTTTGAAGAGCAGGAGGAGGTGAAAGAGATCATTCCGGCCATTGATAGGTTGCTCGAGTACGCCAGAGGCATTCGTCAAATGATGCTTGGTCTCAAGGACGCCTCTACCCCCACCACCGCCGCCgctgccaccaccaccaccaccaccaccaccaccaccgacAATGGCAGTGTAGTTGTTGAAAGTGCTGGTAGTGTTTAA